A region of the Vigna unguiculata cultivar IT97K-499-35 chromosome 9, ASM411807v1, whole genome shotgun sequence genome:
GATTTCTTTAAAGATTtcataatgataaaaaatatcaaaactaattaaattgAACCAATTCGTTTGGAAATTGCCATTGCTAAAACCCTGAAAGTGGAATAAACtgataaaataaactaaaatataaaattgaaaaatgagttgttaaaattatgaaagatGAACATTAATTAAACTGAAAAGCCTATCCAGAAATCCCtaaagatttataaaatggaGAACACCCGAGACCATAACGACAATGTAGCTTAGGTCCCACGTGGTGCTTTCAATTGCTTCTCTTCTATGTTTATGCTTCTTCAAGCAATCAATAATTCAATTGACAAGCGTGATGACACACAGTAAAACCCATCCCCAGTACGTTATCTGCACTGATTGTTTGGGTACCCAATAGAAGCAAAGTAGGACAGGTTTTATtggtatataatatataatattaaatatatataaaaatataaatatcatctGAGATATTTCATCGAAACCTGAAGTCAACACTAAGCACTTTCCCAAACATGAAAATCCCCAATCCCATACTCACGCTCTTCATCCTCTTGAACCCTCCACTAGTACTGGCAAACATAGAAACATGTTCAGACAGCGTTTGCCAGAGTGGTGAGCCAGTGATCCGATTCCCCTTCCGCATAGAAGGAAAACACGCAGAAGCATGCGGATACCCAGGCTTCATAGTCTCCTGCAACCAGAACCCCCAAACACTCCTCAACCTACCAAATTGGGACCCACTCAAAATCCAAACGATAAACTACGCCGCTCAGCAACTGTGGGTCAACGATCCCGGCAACTGCCTCCCCAAACGCCTCCTCTCTCTCAATCTCTCCGCCTCTCCCTTCCGCGCCGTTTACCACCAGCAGTTCACCTTCTTCAACTGCTCCGTCAATTTGCCGAACCTCGTTCGTCGATACCGTCCCATAGGTTGCCTCAGCGATCCTCCCAAGTACGCCGTTTTCGCCACGCCTTCTACGACTGTGGTTAGCCACTTGTCTTCCGTCTGTGATTTAGTGGCCACGGTGAAGGTGCCTGTGCAGTCACCGTTTTACGATCAAGTCACATCGTCGGAACTCGGCGAGGATCTGCGTCTCACGTGGGAATCGCCGGCGTGCGGGAGGTGCGAGTCCCACGGTGGCCGGTGCGGCTTCAGGAGTGACGACACTTTTGAGCTTGATTGCTTTGGTTTTCCTTCGAAAGGTAGATCCCGCCCCCACTGCCTAGCTGGAAAGTTTCGGTaaagatattttgaaaattaaatctttacgaatttttttataacatgaaatgacatttttaagtcattttaaaatataaaaaaataaaataaaatagaaaattactataaaaaaaatgctaTTTCATGTTACATAAAatcaaaaactaaatttggGTAAAACGTGTTTTATGCaagtgaaaatatttaaatttcttaaatagttttttatattatttagattttgTTAGTAATAATGAgacattaaaaattttcaaaagacaacaattttaatatcgaatttataattaaaagaattttaattgatcttataattaatattgttttaagaaagttgtttgtgtaatttttttatctagtattaatactaataaatgcctaaaaagtatatttgtattttagaaaaaatctaaagcatatatttaaatgttgaaatgctgaaaataatatgaatttttacactaaatatattctatattataGTAATTTTGTATGAAGCAAACGTATATGACGCACTAAAAATAAgcttataaagtaaaaatacatAACAAACGAAGAAAGAGTTCAAAGCTTCTGgctaaagaaaaataagttagataaaatgaaaagatattatatatgtaGAATTGTCATCGGGTAACCCGACCAAACAAGGTTTTGCCTATTTTAATAAGTTAACCCAACTCACTTCACttattactaattaaaaaatttaaaattcggTTCAATGTGGATTGGTGGTTAAATAgattggtttattgatttacttaattaaaaaaatataattttttttttgttttaaaaaaattaaattataattatgattacaatctaaataaatttcaataaaatttaaatataatttaaaaggatgttaaacttcaaatacaaataaaaattataaatatataaattactaatatattgactaaaaaaacaacttaatttGTGAGTTGGTGCCAACCGGCTCATCACGGATTTAATCCGGATGAGTTAGATTTTAGGTGGACCGGGTCAAAAGTTAATTCATATTGAGATTTGTAAAAAACATTTAACCTAATCCAACCTATATCCATTGTGTAATGAGTTGGTTAGCAGATTCCAATATATTTTGACAGTTTGACGAGATGtattaatactttaatttagatgtattttaaagtattttattaatatttattaatgaagtatttaatctataaaatattaaattttttacgacgacaatattttatattaggcttaaatacctttttggtccttattttcgtagtgtttgttgcggatggtcctcattttgacagaatgtttaaaatggtcctcattctcgcaattcatgttttatttggtcattttctgtaacgtcgtttaaatcattaacggaacattgtacaggtggcacgatTTGTATGTACATGTAcaatgatcattttaaacattctgtcaaaatgagaacCATCCGCAACAATAAGGataaaaaaggtatttaagtctttatattaagataaattaattttctaacttCTTATATCTTCCGTTTGTAACATTTATTAACTACATACCAAGTCATTTTTATACAGCTGATCGTATTTATTAGAACATTAAAGTCAGAAGTCACATGTGATTTTACTTTTGTAGGTTTTATAATCACGCATAAATACAATTGCcaatgtatatatttaatttgattctttGAAATGTATTAGTATCTAAAGTATTTTCTCTATAAATAGTTcctttatataacaaaatattttagaggAAACAGGTTTGCATAAGTGATTTGATGTCATATTTCatagataaattttatgaactaatgtACTATTCAGACTTGGGAAATTAGAAACTGCAACAACTGGGTGGATTTGCTTTTAGCCATAGAAATACGTTGTGGAAGAATTAAGCATTAATTTTAAGAATGCAGGGATTTCTCGTGGTGCCCGTTACGCCATAGCCATATGCATAGGGGTACCAGCAATGTTATGCTCCTTTGGAGTATTGAGTTGCATCTGCAGCTGGCTCAAAATGAGGAATCATGATGGACCTTGGGCTCACGAAACTGTGGCAGATTTTGAGGCTCTAGCGGGCTCAAGGCCCACATCAGTGTCGGGCCTGGACAGACCCACAATCGAATCGTACCCAAAAATAGTCATAGGTGAGAACAGACGGTTACCGAAGAAGAGTGAGAAAACGTGCTCAATATGTCTGTCAGAGTACATGCCAAAAGAGACAGTGAAAAGCATACCTGAATGCGGACACTGCTTTCATGCACAATGCATCGATGAATGGCTTCCACTGAACGCTTCGTGCCCAATTTGCCGAACTTCTCCCCGAAAGTTTCCACAACCGCGTGCTCGATCATCACCATAATAGTACAGTAATGCTTCCACCTTTTACAAATCTTCTATATATCTGTGTTGTTTCAATCATGAATTTGCCATCAAATATGATccatctttcttttatttatgcCTGGAACCATAGTGTGAAAATACACCACAACTTttaatgaaattgtttttgcTGTCCACAATCAATCAAATATATGTTaggttaattttcttaaaatatggcatcgattgtttttgttttgatgcAGAACTTCAGAGAATCCTTTCTGGTCTGCAATGGAATTAGTGTTTGATACTAGTTATAGGATAACACGGCGgatctcatttttcttttcgtTCCTTAATGAATAATAGTTATAAAACTTTGCTATTTCGTTTATACACACACCTTAATACTTTACAATTTTGGTGAATTTGGAGATAAGATCGATGATAATCTTATGAAGGTGTGTTTTTTAGTGGATAGAATAGCAAATatgagaaaggaaaaaaagaacaTACTTTGAATAGAAATTAATGATAATCTTATGAAGGtgcatttcatttttttttttttactttttagtgTTGTTTCTGAGGGACAAATCATACAGCAGTTTCAGTTTGAACTCGTTCTTTTTGCTGGGATTTGAAATTGGCTTCTAAACATCTCAAAGTTTCATTTGTTAAGGACAAAATCCATGCATGATAATTCTAAATGTAGTACTAAATGCACATTAAATCTTAAATGTCAATCTTTTGCAATCTCCAAATGAATTAtttgatgtaatttttatttagaaaga
Encoded here:
- the LOC114163980 gene encoding putative RING-H2 finger protein ATL21A isoform X1, with protein sequence MKIPNPILTLFILLNPPLVLANIETCSDSVCQSGEPVIRFPFRIEGKHAEACGYPGFIVSCNQNPQTLLNLPNWDPLKIQTINYAAQQLWVNDPGNCLPKRLLSLNLSASPFRAVYHQQFTFFNCSVNLPNLVRRYRPIGCLSDPPKYAVFATPSTTVVSHLSSVCDLVATVKVPVQSPFYDQVTSSELGEDLRLTWESPACGRCESHGGRCGFRSDDTFELDCFGFPSKGGTICMYMYNDHFKHSVKMRTIRNNKDKKGISRGARYAIAICIGVPAMLCSFGVLSCICSWLKMRNHDGPWAHETVADFEALAGSRPTSVSGLDRPTIESYPKIVIGENRRLPKKSEKTCSICLSEYMPKETVKSIPECGHCFHAQCIDEWLPLNASCPICRTSPRKFPQPRARSSP
- the LOC114163980 gene encoding putative RING-H2 finger protein ATL21A isoform X2: MKIPNPILTLFILLNPPLVLANIETCSDSVCQSGEPVIRFPFRIEGKHAEACGYPGFIVSCNQNPQTLLNLPNWDPLKIQTINYAAQQLWVNDPGNCLPKRLLSLNLSASPFRAVYHQQFTFFNCSVNLPNLVRRYRPIGCLSDPPKYAVFATPSTTVVSHLSSVCDLVATVKVPVQSPFYDQVTSSELGEDLRLTWESPACGRCESHGGRCGFRSDDTFELDCFGFPSKGISRGARYAIAICIGVPAMLCSFGVLSCICSWLKMRNHDGPWAHETVADFEALAGSRPTSVSGLDRPTIESYPKIVIGENRRLPKKSEKTCSICLSEYMPKETVKSIPECGHCFHAQCIDEWLPLNASCPICRTSPRKFPQPRARSSP